Part of the Gilliamella sp. wkB7 genome is shown below.
TACTAAATTTTTGCCTTAGTGAACAGCGCCATGGCAATGTTTATATTTTTTACCTGAACCACAAGGACATGGGTCATTACGTCCCACTTTAGCTTGGTTTCTTACTATTGGTTGTGATGAAGTTCCTGCTGATTGTTCTTTACTTTCACTGCCCATATTTGTTACCTCTTCATGGTTGGCTTGTTGTCTTGCCATTAATTTTTCCATTTCGGCTAAACGTTGACGTTCGGCTTCATCGACTTCTTCTTGAGAACGAATCTGAACGCGACTTAATATCCCTATTACATCATATTTTAATGCTTCTAGCATGCTAGCAAACATATTAAATGATTCACGTTTATATTCTTGTTTTGGATCTTTTTGTGCGTAGCCACGTAAATGAATACCTTGACGTAAATAATCCATCGCTGCTAGATGTTCTTTCCATAAAGTATCAAGTGTTTGTAACATAACGCTTTTTTCAAACTGTCTGAATGCTTCAGAACCAGCAGTATTTTCTTTTGCGATATAGGTATCTTGAGCTATTTGTAAAATACGTTCACGTAATGTTTCTTCATGAAGATTTTGTTCTTCATCTAACCATTTAGTAATAGGTAAATCTAAATCAAAATCGCTTTTAAGTGCTGTTTCAAGGCCTGCAACATCCCACATTTCTTCAATAGATTGTGGTGGAATATATTGATCAATTAATGCATTAAAGACATCACCACGGATTGAATCAATCGTTTCTTTAATATCGGAGTTATCAAGTAATTCATTACGTTGGCGATAGATTGCTTTACGTTGATCGTTTGCAACATCATCGTATTCAAGTAATTGTTTACGAATATCAAAGTTTCGGCTTTCAACTTTCTTTTGAGCATTAGCAATGGCTTTGGTTACCCAAGGATGCTCAATGGCTTCACCTTCTTTCATACCTAGTTTACGCATCATGTTACCCACACGATCGGAAGCAAAAATTCGCATTAATGGATCTTCCAACGATAGGTAAAAGCGTGATGCCCCTGGATCTCCTTGACGACCGGCACGTCCACGAAGTTGGTTATCTATTCGACGTGATTCATGACGTTCGGTACCTAAAATATAAAGTCCTCCAAGTGCAATCACTTCTTCGTGTTTTGCTTGCCATTCTTGTTTGGCTTTTTCGATATCTTCAGGAGTAGGTGCTTCAAGTTTTGCTATATCGCTTTGCCAGTTACCACCAAGCATAATATCGGTACCACGACCAGCCATGTTTGTTGCAATGGTTACTGCACCTTTACTACCTGCTTGAGCGATTATTTCTGCTTCTTGAGCATGGAATTTAGCATTAAGTACGTTATGCTTGATACCCGCTTTTTTAAATGCGGATGACACTAATTCAGATTTTTCAATTGAGGCTGTACCAACTAAAACGGGTTGTCCGCGTTCTACACAAGCTTGTACATCAGTCACAATCGCATTGATCTTCTCTTTTTCTGTCATATAAACAAGATCAGGTTGATCTTTACGTATCATTGGACGATTGGTTGGAATAACAATGGTATCTAAACCATAAATCTGGTTGAACTCAAATGCTTCAGTGTCAGCAGTCCCTGTCATGCCTGCTAATTTTTCGTACAAACGGAAATAGTTTTGGAAAGTAATTGATGCTAATGTTTGGTTTTCATTTTGGATTTTAACATGCTCTTTAGCTTCAACGGCTTGATGTAAACCATCAGACCAACGTCGCCCATCCATTGTACGACCAGTATGCTCATCGACAATAACAATTTCATTATCTCTGACAATGTAATCCACATCTTTATGGAATAGGTGATGAGCACGTAATGCTGCATTGACATGATGCATTAATACAATATTACTTGGCGCATAAAGTGATTCGTCACCTTTCATAATTCCATTTTTAATAAGTAATTCTTCAACTTTCACTAATCCACGTTCAGTCAAATTGGCTTGACGTGTTTTTTCATCGATAGAAAAGTCACCATCACCCTGAAATTGATCGGAGTCTTCTTTTTCTTGTTGAATTAGATATGGAATGATTTTATTAACACTAACATATCGGTCAGAACTATCTTCAGCTTGTCCTGAAATGATAAGAGGTGTTCTTGCCTCATCAATTAGAATTGAGTCAACTTCATCGACTAAAGCATAATGCAGAGGGCGTTGTACACGAGAATCTTTAGTAAATACCATATTATCGCGTAAGTAGTCAAAGCCATATTCATTATTGGTCCCATATGTAATATCGGCATTGTAAGCTTCACGTTTCATATGCGGTGGCATATTAGGTAGATTGATACCAACAGATAATCCTAAAAATTCGAATAATGGACGATTATTTTCAGCATCGCGCTGTGCTAAGTAATCATTTACTGTCACAACATGTACGCCTTTACCTGTTAACGCATTTAAATAAGCAGGTAAGGTTGCAGTTAAAGTTTTACCTTCACCTGTACGCATTTCAGCAATGCAACGTTCATTTAATACCATACCACCAATAAGTTGTACGTCAAAATGGCGCATACCAAACACACGTTTACTTGCCTCACGTACAACAGCAAAGGCTTCTTCTAAAATATCATCTAACTTAGCGCCTTCAGCGATTTTTTGTTTAAATTCTGTAGTTTTAGCTTTTAACTGTTCATCGCTTAAGGCTTCAATTTGCGGTTCAAGTGCATTAATTCTTTCAACGCGTTTACGCATCATTTTTAATACGCGTTCATTTCGACTACCAAATACTTTGGTTAATAGTTTTAATAACATGATTTTTCTCTTGTTCTTTTTAATAGAAATAGTAAGGCTTATGCCTTTATAAAAATTTAATTTAATTAAGTGGTAAGCTCATTAAGCAGTAGTGTTAGGTCCAGCTCTTATGCCATTATTAGGTGATAATCGAATAATTGGATTTGGACTAACATCACGGTAATTTAATGGTGTAATTAACCTATAATATTGCCTTTTTTGCGCTAAGACTAATGTTTGTGATGTTGTTGTTATTGGAGCTTGATGATCTTGTACAATTCGGGTAATGGTAATAATACCAACTTGGGACGCTGACGATTGCGCAGGTAAAGCGTTTTCTTGATACAATCCAAACCCAGCAGCAATCACACCTAATAATAAGTGCGATAAAGCCGTGTTAATAATCAAGCGTTTGCTGATTTTTTGCCAATAATTAATTATGATCATTTCGGGAGTATATTAGCATTTTTTGTCAAAATCAAAAACAATTATTACAACAAGTTAAGCGATTATTGTAGGCAATGAAATGATAAGCAAATAAAGTTAATAAGCCCAATTATAAATAAGAGGTAATTTATATAAATAAAGTAATATTTAACGAGGAATAGTATAACATCCACCCATCGAAAAACTTATGATAAATGGATTTAAATTGATCGAAGCCCAAATGGGAATAAACTAGACCTTAATAGCTATTAATTAAAATAGATTAAAAAGAAATTATTCTAATCCTTAAACTTTGTCTATTGCCTTTTTCTGTATTAAAAAAATATCCCACCTCTAATTTTAATAAATAATAGTTAAAAAAAGAGGGGGAAAGTTGATCAAATTATTTCACCATCAATTGGCCCATCATACCAAGTGTTTCATGTTCAACTATATGGCAATGATACATGCGTAATCCAAGCATATTTTGTTGAATTTTTATGGTGATTTTTTCATGTGGGCGCAGATTAATGGTATCTTTTAATGCAGCATATTTAGGTGGATTCTTTTTACCATTTAATTCATGTGAAACGATGGTAAACTGTGCACCATGTATATGAAAGTTATGATCCATGTGAGAGTTATTAAAAATTGTCCATTCTTCAACTTCATGAATTTTACTTTCTAAATCAATTCGTTGCATATCATGGCGTTTGCCATTAATTAAAAATAGCATACCTCCTCGAGGCTCTTTTACATCCATAACTTCGGTATATTCAAGTGTTTTATGGGCAGTTGCTTGTCCTAATTTTGGCAATTCTCGTAACGTTGACGGTAAGGTTATAGGGGATGATTCTGTCAAAGCTAATTCGCCAAGTAGGATATCTTGCTCAGGTGGTACATTGCCCATTTTGCCTCGATCATATCCAATTGATTGTAAATATACTGTACCTGATTGTTTAGGAACAATAACCAATTCAGCGCGTTCAGCTGGTGACAATAATAGTGGTGAATTTAGTTGAACAGGATTAGGCATCAATCCTCCATCAGTGCCAACCAAGTAAACATCACAGCCAGGAATTGATAAATTAAGATAACGTCCAGAACACGCATTCCAAATACGCACTCTAGTTGCACTTTTTACGGTAATTTTAGGACGATAAGCACCATTAATTAATACAAATTGACCTTCGCGTCCATTCATCCAATCAACCATTGAATTATCGGCAATTTCACCTTTATCGGTTAATTTTAAATCAGAAAAGAACCAGTTTTGTTCAGGAAAAGAGGCCAGTGGATCTTTTTTACTGCGTACAATAAACATTCCGGCTAATCCTCGTGCAATCTGTTCGGAAACAGTTTCATGCCCATGTGGATGGTACCAATATGTACCTGCATTGCCTTCTGGAATAGTAAATTCATAAGTTCGGCTACTACCAGCAGGGATTTCGTCTTGTGGATTACCATCTTGATTGGATGGAATGAGTAAACCATGCCAATGTACCGTTGTAGCTTGCGGTATACTGTTTTTGACGGTTATTTTAATTTTATCGCCTTCGAAAGCTTCAATCGCAGGGCCCGGAATAGTGTCATTATATGCCCAAAATTCTGTTGTTAATTGTGGTGTTAATTTTATTTTAACAGGTTTTGCTTCCAGATTTGCTTCGAATGTTCCTGGCTGGTCACTTGTATTTTTTAAACGAACTAACTCTGGTAAATCTTGACCTTGTGGTAATGCTGAAGTAGGTAAAAGTTTTTGTGACTTTTTGTTATGACTCATGTTCATATTCATATTCATATTCATATGTTCGTGGTGCATTCTATCCCCCTTTTGACATTCATCAGAATTGGTTTCACATATGGTATTACTCATCGCAGAGTGATCCATTTTGGCAAAGGCTTTGGTAACGGCTAAACCACTTATAGCTGCAGTAAGATTTAATAAAAAAATTCGACGCTTCATAATATTCCTTTCATCATTTTTAAGATAAATAAGGCCATTTTGTTATTAATGATAGAATTAATAACAAAAAACAGTCATTTTTGTGATAATTGTTTAAACTAATTTTTGTTGCCAATGCAACTGAATCATTTAATTAAGCAATTTTTGGTGGTTTTAATTCAGGAATAAATTCTTTAAATTGTGGAGCAAAGTTATATGAAAGATATTGTTCACGGTGTGGTGAAAACTCAACATTCAATACAATATTTGGTATAAGCATATTACAGAGTGAACAATGGCTAAAAACGGTACAATTTGATAAACATTCTGATTTTTTTGTTAAAAGATAACAACTATCATGGTTATTACTGACTTCTAACATGGATGAGTTATGTTGTGAAACCACAGCAACAGGCAAAGATGAATTTATGATGATAGATAAATGTCTTACAGAATAAACAAATAGAAATAAAATTATTGCTATTATTACAATAAGATATGTTTGTTTATGGATGAATCTTAATGACATGTAAAATCTCACTATTCATCAAATGGATAATATATACACTTATTTTACTTAAAAAAGTATCTGATTTATACCATTTTTACATATATTGAAAATGCTAATGGCTCATAAGAAAATAAAAATCCAATATATTTAAAATATTAATTGCAGTTTAGGGTGAGCCATCATTAACATTATTCATACAGAAAACCATTATTAAATGCTGAATCATTTATCAATGATCAACTATTTTTACAATCATTTGTATCGCATTGAAATTTATTGCATAGATTTGATGAGTTAGGGGATTGTTAAATAATTTAATCTAAAAATTATGCTAATCAATAAACTTTCATCAAAAGGCAATCTTTTTTAATAAGATAATTGTTATTAATAACGGAAATAAATAATCGTATTTGTTAGGTAAAAACTGATTAATTTTTTAAATATTCCAATTGATTTGTTGATTGTTACCGAAATGAATTAATGGATTTTTTATTAGTAAGAATAAATTTTAGAAGTTGTTATTTATAACAAAAAGAGGTGACTTATCACCACTAAATATTTATCAGTTAATTGATTTATAAATAAATTTTACAAATGTTTTTCAAATTTTTAATCAAAATTGCTATTAATGGTGATTGATTATAATTATTTGTACTATCTGCTTAAAATAATGGAGCTAATAATTAAGTGTTCTGTTATTATATTTGTCAATTACAATCATCAAAAAATATTGATATGAAAATTCTCTTTGGCGTTCAAGGAACAGGAAATGGCCATGTCAGTCGTTGCCGAACGTTAGCAAAAGCTTTAAAAGTAGCTGGTGCTGATGTTGACTATATTTTCAGCGGTCGTGATCCTAAAGACTATTTTGATATGCAAGCCTTTGGCAACTATACTACTTATCGTGGTGTCTCTTTTGCAACATTGAATGGTAAAATCAACTTTCGTAAAACGGTACAACGAATTCGAGCTTTTCGACTCGTAAAAGATGTGCGTGAACTTGATTTGTCCAAATATGATTGTATTATTAGTGATTTTGAACCAGTTAGTGCATGGGCTGCTCACTATCAGCATCGAAACTGCTTAGGTATCAGTAATCAAGCCGTATGCCAATATCTCAAGCCTAAAGAATATGGTTTGATAGCGAATGTGATTATGAAGTATTATGCGCCTGTCACTAATCCTATTGGCTTACATTGGTTTCATTTTGGGCATAAATTGATTCCGCCAATGATTGACACCTTTGACGTTACACCTACCGAAGATGGAAATATCATTGTTTATTTGCCATTTGAGGCATTAGATGAAATTACACAATTGTTACAACAATTCCCAGATCATCAATTTATCTGTTTTCATCCAGATATAAAGCAACAGTCTCAACAAAAGAATATCACTTTTCAGCCTCTTGGTCGTGATAACTTTACCCATGCTTTAGTGAGTTGTTCTGGTATTATTTCCAACACAGGTTTTGCCCTAATTTCTGAAGCGTTAGTATTAGGTAAAAAGATTTTGACTAAGCCTGTATCAGGGCAATTTGAGCAAATCTATAATGCACAGTGTTTACACACTTTAGATATGGCTACTGTTATGGAGAATTTGAATAGTATTAAACTTAAGTATTGGTTGAGCTTACCTTCTCCTAAACCAACAATATATCCTGATGTAGCAACTGAATTAGCGAATTGGATAGTTTCCGGACAGACAGAACCTTTACTTTCTCTAAGCCGTAGGCTTTGGAGTCAAACTATTTTTCCAGAAAATGTGAATCAACGAATTAAATCTTTAGGATACGTGTAATTACTATGATTTTAAGTGTTATTGTTGCTATGGCACATAATCGTGTTATTGGCCTAAATAATCAAATGCCTTGGCATTTACCTGCTGATTTGGCGTGGTTTAAAAAAAACACGCTCAATAAGCCTGTTATTATGGGGCGAAAAACGTTTGAATCAATTGGTAGACCACTTCCTAATCGTCACAACATTGTTATTTCAAGACAAATAGAGCCAAGTGATAATAAAATTTCTAATGTAAGCTGGGTAAAATCGATTGATGAGGCAATATCTCTTGCCCAAGCGCAACAACCTGATGAAGTTTTTATTATTGGCGGAGGTAATATTTATCAGCAAGTCTTGCCATTAATTGATCGGCTTTATTTAACGCATATTGATGCTGAATTGCAAGGGGATACCTATTTTCCCGATTATTTACCCGAGCAATGGCAAGTAATTTATCAACAAGATCATCAAACTGATGAAAAAAATAGCTATCCATATCAATTTGAAATTTTACAACGAAAATAACGTGTAATGCATTATCGCCACTTAAGCGTGGCGATTGATTAGTTGCTAGCTTTGAAAACGTTTGGCTTCAATAACATCAGGTAGTTGCTTAATTTTATTGAGTATACGATTTAAAGAATCCTGATCAAAGATTTCCATGTCTACCTCAATGGTCGCTAATTGTTGCTTCATATCAGAACGGCTTATTAGGCCAAGAACATTAACTTTTTCGTTAGCCAATATGGTGGTGATATCTCTTAATAAACCGCTGCGGTCATTGGCAACGATTTGGGTAACCATGGTATAACCTGAGTGAGTATTATCATTCCAAACGGCGTTAGTGATGCGTTCAGGAGCATGATTTTTTAATTCTTGTAACTGCTCGCAATCTGCGCGGTGGATTGAAATGCCGCGGCCTTGCGTTACAAAACCAGCAATAGGATCACCAGGGATAGGGCGACAGCAATTAGCAATGGTATACATTAAGTTGCCTACACCTTCAATAATGATTTCACTGCCTTTTTTATTCCCCGTTTTGTTGTTATTCTTAGCTTGTGTAGTTGATTTTTGGGCAATTTGTTTTAAGACAGCCTCATCTTCTTGTTCCGCAGTCGGTTTATTAAATTGAGCATTAATAAAATTAACTAACTGGTTAATTCTAATATCACCACTGCCAATACCTGCAAGTACTTCGACAAATGAGTGGGCATTGTATTTATTGATCAGTATTTTTTCGACACTTTTTAAAGTAATATTTAACGGCTCAAGTTCATTTTGTAAAATTTGCTCGCCGGAGGCGATGTTTTTATCGCGATCTTGTTTTTTAAACCATGCCTGAATTTTAGCTCTTGCACGACTACTGTTAACAAATCCTGTATTTGGATTCAGCCAATCGCGACTTGGATTAGGTTGCTTTTGGGTAATAACTTCAACTTGGTCGCCCATTTTTAAATTGTAGGTAAAAGGTACAATGCGACCACCTACTTTAGCACCAATACAGCGGTGGCCGACATCACTGTGGATATGATAAGCAAAATCAAGCGGAGTTGAACCAGCGGGTAAATCCACGACATCGCCTTTCGGTGTAAAAACATAGACTCGATCATCAAAAATTTGGCTGCGTACAGCTTCTTGAATTTCACCACTTTCAGACATCTCTTGTTGCCAAGTTAGAAGTTTACGTAACCAAGAAATTCGCTGATCATAAGCAGTCATTTTATCGGTACTGCCTTCTTTATATTTCCAATGCGCAGCAACACCTAGCTCTGCGTCATTGTGCATTTGTTCTGTTCGGATTTGAATTTCAATCGTTTTATGTTGTGGTCCATAAACAACCGTATGAATGGATTGATAACCATTAGGTTTTGGATTGGCAACATAGTCGTCAAACTCTTTGGCGATATGTTTATAATGGCTATGAACAATACCTAAAGCGTTATAACAATCTTCAATACGATCGCAAATAATTCTTACTGCACGAATATCATAAAGATCTTCAAATTGCAGATGCTTACGCTCCATTTTGCGCCAGATACTATAAATGTGTTTAGGGCGACCATAGACTTCTGCACGAATGTGATCTTTATTCATTAAATCTTGTAGGTGTTCAACAAATTGATCAATATACAGCTCACGATCTAGGCGCTTTTCATGTAGCTTTTTAGCGATAAGGCGATATTCATCAGGATATAAGTAACGGAAACAAAAATCTTCAAGTTCCCATTTGAGTTGACCAATACCTAGACGATTTGCAAGTGGTGCATAGATATTAAAGCACTCTTTAGCCGCTAAAACCTGCTCTTCTTGTGGTGCAGAGATTAAATCTCGTAAATAAGTAATGCGTTCAGCTAATTTGATGACGACACTACGAAAATCATTGACCATAGCTAATAACATGCGACGAATACTATCAATTTGTTCAGTTGTCGCACTGCCATTACGAATTGCTCGTAAATGGCGAATTTCTTTCATTCTTACGATGCTGGAAATAATATTTGAAATTTCGCGATCGAAATCTTCAGGAATATCTTCTCGACGAATAATTTTGGTATCAACAAAAGGAAGTAATAACGCGGCACATAGACTATTAATATCCATATTGAGCGTTGATAAAATTTCGACCATTTCAATCGCATTTTGAAAGCAGTGGATCTGTTCTGGCGCACCAGCACTGTTTTCAAAACAAAAATCCCAAACTTCTTTGAACTTTTTATAAGAGGTCGGATTGGTTAATAATAATTCTTGACTGGTCCATCTTTCAATATCAAATTGTGCAAGAGAATAATGCTCTTCACTGTGTTGATGGGCTCCTCTAACTGATACCATAATTACTATCCTACTTCGTTAGCAGCAACATTGATTCAATGTGCTTAGTTTGCGGAAACATATCCAAAATAGCAACTTGAGCAATTTTATATCCTTTATCAATAAATTGCTTACAGTCTCTTGCTAGAGTAGCAGGGTTGCACGAGATGTAAACAATCTTTTCGGGTGCTATCTTCACAATTTCTGCTGCAGCATTATAAGCGCCTGCTCTTGCAGGATCTAATAATACTTTTTCAAATGTAGCATGATTCCATGTGTTAAATTGCTGTTTATCATCTAAGTTATTGATTAAAAAATGTGTTTTGGCACAAATTTCTTTGTTATTTAATTGTGCATTGAATTTGGCTTTTTCAACCAGTGCACCGATGCCTTCAATCCCAGTAACCGATTTGCTTAATGTTGCCATTGGCAATGAAAAATTACCCATTCCACAAAATAGATCTAATACATTATCTGTTGGTTTTAATGTTAACCATTCCAAAGCTTGATTAATCATTTTTTGATTAATTTTGCTGTTTACTTGAATAAAATCAAGTGGACTAAAGGTTAACTTTAAATGATTGATTAAATAATAGTGTTCTTTGTTTCCAGTAATATGGACTAACTCTTCACCATAAAAATAGAGTGAAATGTTCTGCTCTTGAGCAAACTGTTTCAATAACTCGGTATCTTGAGATGTCATTGGCAAGGTATGCCTTAATACAATAATCACACCACTATCAACGGCAATTAATTCAATGTGGCCGAGCGCTTTTTTTTGGGTAATTTTGCGTAAGCAATTTTGTAATGGGGCAAGTAATATATCTAATTGTTCAACTAATATCGGACAATGCGCAATATTGATTATTTGATTTGATTCAGCTTGACGAAATCCAATAAATAATTCACCTTTAACTAGATTAATTGCTAATCTTGCCCGCCTGCGATAATGGTAAGGTTGATCTGCAATAATTTGGGGCGAATCTTTAATGACACTAGCTAAATTTTGTCCACCCTCTTTTTGTAATAAGTTAATAAGCGCTGAATATTTGGCTTGCTGTTGTAAATGCGATGAGATATGTTGTAGTTCACAACCTCCACATTTTTGATAATACTCACATTGAGGTTTAACCCGTTCGTTACTTTGATTGTAATATTTTATGACAGTCGCTTTTGCGTAATTTTTTTTATCTTCAGTCAACTTAATATCAACCGTTTCATCAGGTAAGGCTGACTTGATAAAAATTGTTTTTCCGTTATGGCTAGC
Proteins encoded:
- the secA gene encoding preprotein translocase subunit SecA — encoded protein: MLLKLLTKVFGSRNERVLKMMRKRVERINALEPQIEALSDEQLKAKTTEFKQKIAEGAKLDDILEEAFAVVREASKRVFGMRHFDVQLIGGMVLNERCIAEMRTGEGKTLTATLPAYLNALTGKGVHVVTVNDYLAQRDAENNRPLFEFLGLSVGINLPNMPPHMKREAYNADITYGTNNEYGFDYLRDNMVFTKDSRVQRPLHYALVDEVDSILIDEARTPLIISGQAEDSSDRYVSVNKIIPYLIQQEKEDSDQFQGDGDFSIDEKTRQANLTERGLVKVEELLIKNGIMKGDESLYAPSNIVLMHHVNAALRAHHLFHKDVDYIVRDNEIVIVDEHTGRTMDGRRWSDGLHQAVEAKEHVKIQNENQTLASITFQNYFRLYEKLAGMTGTADTEAFEFNQIYGLDTIVIPTNRPMIRKDQPDLVYMTEKEKINAIVTDVQACVERGQPVLVGTASIEKSELVSSAFKKAGIKHNVLNAKFHAQEAEIIAQAGSKGAVTIATNMAGRGTDIMLGGNWQSDIAKLEAPTPEDIEKAKQEWQAKHEEVIALGGLYILGTERHESRRIDNQLRGRAGRQGDPGASRFYLSLEDPLMRIFASDRVGNMMRKLGMKEGEAIEHPWVTKAIANAQKKVESRNFDIRKQLLEYDDVANDQRKAIYRQRNELLDNSDIKETIDSIRGDVFNALIDQYIPPQSIEEMWDVAGLETALKSDFDLDLPITKWLDEEQNLHEETLRERILQIAQDTYIAKENTAGSEAFRQFEKSVMLQTLDTLWKEHLAAMDYLRQGIHLRGYAQKDPKQEYKRESFNMFASMLEALKYDVIGILSRVQIRSQEEVDEAERQRLAEMEKLMARQQANHEEVTNMGSESKEQSAGTSSQPIVRNQAKVGRNDPCPCGSGKKYKHCHGAVH
- a CDS encoding multicopper oxidase family protein, with the translated sequence MKRRIFLLNLTAAISGLAVTKAFAKMDHSAMSNTICETNSDECQKGDRMHHEHMNMNMNMNMSHNKKSQKLLPTSALPQGQDLPELVRLKNTSDQPGTFEANLEAKPVKIKLTPQLTTEFWAYNDTIPGPAIEAFEGDKIKITVKNSIPQATTVHWHGLLIPSNQDGNPQDEIPAGSSRTYEFTIPEGNAGTYWYHPHGHETVSEQIARGLAGMFIVRSKKDPLASFPEQNWFFSDLKLTDKGEIADNSMVDWMNGREGQFVLINGAYRPKITVKSATRVRIWNACSGRYLNLSIPGCDVYLVGTDGGLMPNPVQLNSPLLLSPAERAELVIVPKQSGTVYLQSIGYDRGKMGNVPPEQDILLGELALTESSPITLPSTLRELPKLGQATAHKTLEYTEVMDVKEPRGGMLFLINGKRHDMQRIDLESKIHEVEEWTIFNNSHMDHNFHIHGAQFTIVSHELNGKKNPPKYAALKDTINLRPHEKITIKIQQNMLGLRMYHCHIVEHETLGMMGQLMVK
- a CDS encoding MJ1255/VC2487 family glycosyltransferase, with the translated sequence MKILFGVQGTGNGHVSRCRTLAKALKVAGADVDYIFSGRDPKDYFDMQAFGNYTTYRGVSFATLNGKINFRKTVQRIRAFRLVKDVRELDLSKYDCIISDFEPVSAWAAHYQHRNCLGISNQAVCQYLKPKEYGLIANVIMKYYAPVTNPIGLHWFHFGHKLIPPMIDTFDVTPTEDGNIIVYLPFEALDEITQLLQQFPDHQFICFHPDIKQQSQQKNITFQPLGRDNFTHALVSCSGIISNTGFALISEALVLGKKILTKPVSGQFEQIYNAQCLHTLDMATVMENLNSIKLKYWLSLPSPKPTIYPDVATELANWIVSGQTEPLLSLSRRLWSQTIFPENVNQRIKSLGYV
- the folA gene encoding type 3 dihydrofolate reductase, which gives rise to MILSVIVAMAHNRVIGLNNQMPWHLPADLAWFKKNTLNKPVIMGRKTFESIGRPLPNRHNIVISRQIEPSDNKISNVSWVKSIDEAISLAQAQQPDEVFIIGGGNIYQQVLPLIDRLYLTHIDAELQGDTYFPDYLPEQWQVIYQQDHQTDEKNSYPYQFEILQRK
- the relA gene encoding GTP diphosphokinase; its protein translation is MVSVRGAHQHSEEHYSLAQFDIERWTSQELLLTNPTSYKKFKEVWDFCFENSAGAPEQIHCFQNAIEMVEILSTLNMDINSLCAALLLPFVDTKIIRREDIPEDFDREISNIISSIVRMKEIRHLRAIRNGSATTEQIDSIRRMLLAMVNDFRSVVIKLAERITYLRDLISAPQEEQVLAAKECFNIYAPLANRLGIGQLKWELEDFCFRYLYPDEYRLIAKKLHEKRLDRELYIDQFVEHLQDLMNKDHIRAEVYGRPKHIYSIWRKMERKHLQFEDLYDIRAVRIICDRIEDCYNALGIVHSHYKHIAKEFDDYVANPKPNGYQSIHTVVYGPQHKTIEIQIRTEQMHNDAELGVAAHWKYKEGSTDKMTAYDQRISWLRKLLTWQQEMSESGEIQEAVRSQIFDDRVYVFTPKGDVVDLPAGSTPLDFAYHIHSDVGHRCIGAKVGGRIVPFTYNLKMGDQVEVITQKQPNPSRDWLNPNTGFVNSSRARAKIQAWFKKQDRDKNIASGEQILQNELEPLNITLKSVEKILINKYNAHSFVEVLAGIGSGDIRINQLVNFINAQFNKPTAEQEDEAVLKQIAQKSTTQAKNNNKTGNKKGSEIIIEGVGNLMYTIANCCRPIPGDPIAGFVTQGRGISIHRADCEQLQELKNHAPERITNAVWNDNTHSGYTMVTQIVANDRSGLLRDITTILANEKVNVLGLISRSDMKQQLATIEVDMEIFDQDSLNRILNKIKQLPDVIEAKRFQS
- the rlmD gene encoding 23S rRNA (uracil(1939)-C(5))-methyltransferase RlmD encodes the protein MVKFYTPPKKKLTSQKLTVTVSSLDAFGQGVASHNGKTIFIKSALPDETVDIKLTEDKKNYAKATVIKYYNQSNERVKPQCEYYQKCGGCELQHISSHLQQQAKYSALINLLQKEGGQNLASVIKDSPQIIADQPYHYRRRARLAINLVKGELFIGFRQAESNQIINIAHCPILVEQLDILLAPLQNCLRKITQKKALGHIELIAVDSGVIIVLRHTLPMTSQDTELLKQFAQEQNISLYFYGEELVHITGNKEHYYLINHLKLTFSPLDFIQVNSKINQKMINQALEWLTLKPTDNVLDLFCGMGNFSLPMATLSKSVTGIEGIGALVEKAKFNAQLNNKEICAKTHFLINNLDDKQQFNTWNHATFEKVLLDPARAGAYNAAAEIVKIAPEKIVYISCNPATLARDCKQFIDKGYKIAQVAILDMFPQTKHIESMLLLTK